A genomic segment from Bradyrhizobium sp. CB1015 encodes:
- the folE gene encoding GTP cyclohydrolase I FolE: protein MDAAIKSIRPGKSSDRQPESRPAELDPAEFLTAAVRADQPRPARAEAEAAVKTLLAYIGENTEREGLLDTPRRVVEAFDELYQGYHQCPAEVLDRTFGETAGYDDFVLVRDIEFTSQCEHHMMPFYGKAHIAYTPVERVVGLSKLARLTDIFARRLQTQEHLTAQIAAAIDEVLKPRGVAVLIEAEHTCMSVRGVAKHGASTFTSRFTGMFRDNPAEQARFLSLVRGTTR, encoded by the coding sequence ATGGACGCTGCAATCAAATCCATCCGCCCGGGCAAGTCCTCCGACCGGCAGCCCGAGAGCCGCCCGGCCGAGCTTGATCCTGCCGAATTTCTCACGGCCGCCGTCCGCGCCGACCAGCCGCGCCCCGCGCGCGCCGAGGCGGAAGCGGCGGTGAAGACGCTGCTCGCCTATATCGGCGAGAACACCGAGCGCGAGGGCCTGCTCGACACGCCGCGTCGCGTCGTCGAGGCTTTCGACGAGCTCTATCAGGGCTACCACCAGTGCCCCGCCGAAGTGCTCGACCGCACGTTCGGCGAGACCGCAGGCTATGACGATTTCGTCCTGGTGCGCGACATCGAGTTCACCTCGCAATGCGAGCATCACATGATGCCGTTCTACGGCAAGGCGCACATCGCCTATACGCCGGTGGAGCGCGTCGTCGGCCTGTCCAAGCTTGCCCGCCTGACCGACATCTTCGCCCGCCGGCTCCAGACCCAGGAGCACCTGACTGCGCAGATCGCCGCCGCGATCGACGAGGTCCTCAAGCCGCGCGGTGTTGCCGTGCTGATCGAGGCCGAGCATACCTGCATGTCGGTGCGCGGCGTCGCCAAGCATGGCGCCTCCACCTTCACCAGCCGCTTCACCGGCATGTTCCGCGACAATCCGGCGGAGCAGGCCCGTTTCCTGTCCCTGGTGCGAGGCACGACGCGCTGA
- a CDS encoding lytic transglycosylase domain-containing protein: MSIDNFSATQTAGLDPSRARVAGAIKQASNITGVSFQYMLTTAKMESDFDPTAGATTSSAHGLFQFIDQTWLGTVKEAGAQLGYGSYADAITRTSSGTYSVDDPVKKRSIMKLRDDPEAASAMAAALTQSNSFKLTGLLGRRPSDSELYMAHFMGVGGAAKLIANAEDNPQAVGARLFPNAAAANRSIFYAKDGRARSVSEVYSVLDARYASAANSKVTRSAMAMYGGTPSTTQIASADAVLPTAPVVDNAAYLQTFPNTRTVTPVSATSSTQVADNGPSTPVFRSIYQPGDATQPVSITVQKLWGNNASLTSVASATPDVRPPQPLDLFSDRSGTFSS, encoded by the coding sequence ATGTCGATCGACAATTTCAGTGCCACGCAGACGGCCGGCCTTGATCCGTCGCGGGCGCGTGTCGCCGGTGCGATCAAGCAGGCCTCGAACATCACGGGCGTCAGCTTCCAGTACATGCTGACCACCGCCAAGATGGAATCGGATTTCGATCCGACGGCAGGGGCCACCACCTCGTCCGCGCACGGGCTGTTCCAGTTCATCGACCAGACCTGGCTCGGCACGGTGAAGGAGGCGGGCGCCCAGCTCGGCTACGGCAGCTACGCCGACGCCATTACCAGGACGTCGTCGGGCACTTACAGCGTCGATGATCCCGTCAAGAAGCGGTCGATCATGAAGCTGCGCGACGACCCCGAAGCCGCTTCCGCGATGGCGGCGGCATTGACGCAGTCGAACAGCTTCAAGCTCACCGGTCTGCTTGGGCGCAGGCCGAGCGACAGCGAGCTCTACATGGCGCACTTCATGGGAGTCGGGGGCGCCGCGAAACTGATCGCCAATGCCGAGGACAATCCGCAAGCTGTCGGCGCGCGGCTGTTTCCCAACGCGGCCGCCGCCAACCGCTCGATCTTCTACGCCAAGGACGGCCGGGCCCGCAGTGTCTCCGAGGTCTATTCGGTCCTGGACGCCCGCTATGCCAGCGCGGCCAATTCGAAAGTGACCCGCAGCGCGATGGCGATGTATGGCGGCACGCCGTCGACCACGCAGATCGCGAGTGCCGATGCAGTGTTGCCGACTGCACCTGTCGTGGACAACGCCGCCTATCTCCAGACCTTCCCGAATACCCGCACAGTGACGCCCGTCAGCGCGACGTCGTCGACACAGGTCGCGGACAATGGGCCGAGTACGCCGGTGTTTCGTTCGATCTATCAGCCCGGCGATGCCACGCAGCCGGTCTCGATCACGGTGCAGAAATTATGGGGCAACAATGCCTCGCTCACCTCGGTCGCATCGGCGACGCCGGACGTGCGGCCGCCGCAACCGCTCGATCTCTTCAGCGATCGCAGCGGCACGTTCTCGAGCTAG
- the hisI gene encoding phosphoribosyl-AMP cyclohydrolase, whose amino-acid sequence MSAHSHEIEDGLAFLPKFDAAGLVTVVATDAATGDVLMVAHMNDEALRKTIATGEAWYFSRSRNALWRKGETSGQTQRVVEMRTDCDQDAVWIRVEQIGAACHTGRRSCFYRKVEAEGGGAKLVFIDAERLFDPSDVYKT is encoded by the coding sequence GTGTCCGCCCATTCCCATGAGATCGAGGACGGCCTCGCCTTCCTGCCCAAATTCGATGCCGCTGGCCTCGTGACGGTCGTCGCCACCGACGCTGCCACCGGTGACGTGCTCATGGTCGCGCACATGAACGACGAGGCGTTGCGCAAGACGATTGCGACCGGCGAAGCCTGGTACTTCAGCCGCTCGCGCAATGCCTTGTGGCGAAAAGGTGAGACGTCGGGTCAGACCCAGCGCGTCGTCGAGATGCGCACCGATTGCGATCAGGATGCGGTCTGGATCCGCGTCGAGCAGATCGGCGCGGCCTGCCACACCGGCCGGCGGTCGTGCTTCTACCGCAAGGTCGAGGCCGAGGGCGGGGGAGCCAAGCTGGTGTTCATCGACGCAGAGCGGCTGTTCGATCCCAGCGACGTGTATAAGACATGA
- a CDS encoding iron-sulfur cluster assembly scaffold protein has protein sequence MLNDIYNKRIIELAGNIPRLGRLSDPDASATAHSKLCGSTVKVDLKMNGDTVTDFAHDVKACALGQASSSIMASHVVGSTASELRELRETVRKMLKENGAPPQGKWEEIKFLEPVRDYKARHASTLLTFDAVVDAIGQIEAKTKQPAAAQG, from the coding sequence ATGCTGAACGACATTTATAACAAGCGGATCATCGAGTTGGCCGGGAATATTCCGCGCCTCGGACGATTGTCGGACCCCGATGCCTCCGCCACCGCCCATTCCAAGCTGTGCGGCTCGACCGTGAAGGTCGATCTCAAGATGAACGGCGACACCGTCACCGATTTCGCCCATGACGTGAAGGCCTGCGCCTTGGGCCAAGCCTCTTCATCCATCATGGCAAGTCACGTGGTCGGCTCGACTGCGAGCGAACTCCGTGAGTTACGCGAAACCGTTCGCAAGATGCTGAAGGAGAACGGCGCGCCTCCTCAAGGCAAATGGGAAGAGATCAAGTTCCTCGAGCCCGTCCGCGACTACAAGGCGCGCCATGCCTCGACGCTTCTCACCTTCGATGCCGTGGTTGATGCCATCGGCCAGATCGAGGCCAAAACCAAGCAGCCGGCCGCAGCGCAGGGCTGA